TTGATTGTCGTATTATTATCAACGATTGTTCCTCTAGTCTATATCATGAGGCTGAATCCGAAAAAAATGATGATGTAAAGGAGCCAATCTATGTCAATCTTAAAAGCAAGTAAATTAAATTACTATTATCAAGATGGTGATACACGGCGCTTTATTTTAAAAAATATGAATGTCTCCTTTGAAAAAGGTCAATTTTACAGCATTGTAGGGCAATCTGGGTCTGGTAAGACAACCTTTTTATCTCTTTTAGCCGGATTGGATAAACCACAGGGAGGACGTATTTTTTACGAGAAAAAAAATATAGAAAAAATAGGTTATGATGAATATCGTCGTGACTATATTAGTATTATCTTCCAACATTATAATTTAATTCCCTATTTAACAGCCGTTGAAAATGTGTTGGTTCCAATGGCAATAACGGATAATAAATTGCCAGAAAATGAGGAAAAAGTAGCTATGAATCTATTAGATTATATGGGCATATCAAACGATAAAGCTAAACGATTGGTGACGCAATTGTCAGGTGGCGAACAACAGCGTGTGGCAATTGCTAGAGCGTTGGCAACAAACGTTGATGTTATTTTAGCTGATGAACCAACTGGTAATTTAGACGAAGAGATGGAACAAGAGATTGTGGAAATATTTAAAATGCTTGCTCACAAACATAATAAATGCGTGATTGTAGTTACTCACTCGCCGGAAATAGCATTGCAATCAGATCATTCCTATCTTCTTAGAAAAGGAGTTTTAAAAGAGAATGTCTGACTTTCTATCAAATTTCGAACATGACAATTATAAACAAATATTAAATGATAAAAAAAGTAAAAAAGAGGAACAATTAGAAGAGAATGCAGAATTAGAGGACGATTTATTATCTGATGACGTCGATGGCAACAAATCAGTCCTTCCAGAACATGAAGGAAAAATAAGACGAAAAAAAAAGAGAAAAAGAAAGAGCCAACCTATTCCTAACCAATCTATTGTTCCAATAGAGGAAGAATCACTTGAAGATGATATTGAAATCGATCCAGATTATCAGAGCAAACAAACTAAACGCAAAGCGGTGATTGGGGCTTCGGTTGTTGGTTTACTACTCATTGGTTATATTATTTATTACCAGGTGACACGTGTAAGTGTTCCTAATTTTTCTGATAAAACGGTTGTTGATGCTAAAAACTGGGCATCAGAAAATAGAATGAAGCCAAAAATCGAACAGGAGTATTCTACCAAAGTCGAAACAAATGGTGTGATTAGTCAATCTGTCGCACCAAATAAGAAATTAAAAAAAGGGTCTAATATCACCTTTAAAGTCAGTGAAGGGGCTAATCCCAAAGAAAAAATCACGTTACCTGATTTTGAAAAAATGTCTAAATCAGAAGTTGAACAATGGATAAGTAAAAATAAAGCGGATAATGTTTCCCTTATTGATGAATACAATGATAAAGTTGACAAAGGTAAATTTATTAAGCTTGAATTTACAGACAAAGAAGTCACTAAGGAAAATTATTTACGACAAGATATCGCGAACGTTTATTTTTCTAAAGGAAAAGAAGTGTTTGAAAAAAATATTTCAGTCCCAGATTTTAGTAAGAAATCTAAAAGTGATGTAGAAGATTGGGCTAAGAAAAACGATATTAAAGTCGATTATAAAGAAGTGGACTCTGATAAAATTGAGGCTGGATTAGTTGTCTCTCAAACAGTAGATCCTGATACTAAGATAGCTAAACAGGAGTCTATGAGTGTTTCTATCTCTGTTGGAAAAGCTGTCGTTGTGCCTAATTTTGCTAACTATTCAATTGAAGAAGCAACCAATGCAACAAGTGATTTACAAGTTATGACGAAAGAAGCTTTTTCCGATAGTGTTCCTTTTGGCCAATTGATTTCTCAGTCTATTGAAGCCGGAAAAAAATTAACGGGAAATGATGAAAAAGCCGTCAATGTTGTTTATTCTTCTGGAAGACCATATATTAAATCATTCTTCGGTCAATTAGAAGGAGATATCCCTAAATTAATTTACGATAACTTTAATTCAAAAGGGGCTTGTGTCACGTATGAAGTCTATTATGTGGATTCAGATAAAGAAAAAGGCCAAATTGTTCATGCAAATGCTTATAATCAATATATCGCAACAAACGCTCATTTAGTATTTGCGATTAGTAATGGAAAATATGCATCCTTGCCTGGTGAGTGATACAAACCTGACTAAGACATAATACGACGATTAAACTCCTAAGCTTTTCTAGTTAGGAGTTTAATTATTTGTTAAGAAGCTTTAAATTTGCCGAAAAAATCTATACAATAATGGAAGAAATCATGAAAAGAGAGAGTAAATATAATGAGAATGAATGAAAAAGGATTGACCCAAGCGGAAGTTAACCAGCGTATTAGTCAGGGACAAGTGAATGATTATGTTTCTGATACATCAAAAAGCAACAAAGAGATTATTTATGACAATGTTTTTACTTTATTTAATTTGTTAAATGTTGTGATTGCTATCTGTTTAGCTTTAGTTGGAGCTTATAGCAATCTGTTTTTTATGGCTATTATTATCTTAAATGTGGTCATTGGAGTATCACAAGAAATTCGAGCGAAAAATCTTGTGTCACAGTTATCGATTGTGAACGAAGAAAACGTTGAGGTCTTTCGTGACAATCAAACAATCGGCATTCCCACCACTGAATTAGTATTAGATGATGTGGTTATTTTATCTGCAGGCCAACAAGTTCCTTCTGATATG
This genomic stretch from Vagococcus sp. CY52-2 harbors:
- a CDS encoding ABC transporter ATP-binding protein, encoding MSILKASKLNYYYQDGDTRRFILKNMNVSFEKGQFYSIVGQSGSGKTTFLSLLAGLDKPQGGRIFYEKKNIEKIGYDEYRRDYISIIFQHYNLIPYLTAVENVLVPMAITDNKLPENEEKVAMNLLDYMGISNDKAKRLVTQLSGGEQQRVAIARALATNVDVILADEPTGNLDEEMEQEIVEIFKMLAHKHNKCVIVVTHSPEIALQSDHSYLLRKGVLKENV
- a CDS encoding PASTA domain-containing protein, coding for MSDFLSNFEHDNYKQILNDKKSKKEEQLEENAELEDDLLSDDVDGNKSVLPEHEGKIRRKKKRKRKSQPIPNQSIVPIEEESLEDDIEIDPDYQSKQTKRKAVIGASVVGLLLIGYIIYYQVTRVSVPNFSDKTVVDAKNWASENRMKPKIEQEYSTKVETNGVISQSVAPNKKLKKGSNITFKVSEGANPKEKITLPDFEKMSKSEVEQWISKNKADNVSLIDEYNDKVDKGKFIKLEFTDKEVTKENYLRQDIANVYFSKGKEVFEKNISVPDFSKKSKSDVEDWAKKNDIKVDYKEVDSDKIEAGLVVSQTVDPDTKIAKQESMSVSISVGKAVVVPNFANYSIEEATNATSDLQVMTKEAFSDSVPFGQLISQSIEAGKKLTGNDEKAVNVVYSSGRPYIKSFFGQLEGDIPKLIYDNFNSKGACVTYEVYYVDSDKEKGQIVHANAYNQYIATNAHLVFAISNGKYASLPGE